The sequence below is a genomic window from Lolium perenne isolate Kyuss_39 chromosome 4, Kyuss_2.0, whole genome shotgun sequence.
gaagcggggggggggggggaggggggggctCTTGAGCAAGGAGTCGCACGTGAGCACGATGGGATAGTGGTCAGACATGCCCGTGGCCAGAGGCTGCAGGCGCGCAAGATTGAACAGCACGTCCCAGTCCGGATTGCAAAAGGCCCGGTCGAGGCGTACCATGGTGGGCACGGCCTGCTCATTGCTCCAGGTCAACCTGCGTCCGAGGAGCTTTACCTCTTTGAACTCGCAGGCGTTGATGGCGTCGCGGAACAGGGCCATGAGCCGCCTGTTAAGGTTGGAGTTGCTCTTGTCGCGAGCCTCGTAGATTAGGTTGAAATCCCCGATGGCGAGCCAGGGCCCGACCACCGTGTTCCTAATCCGCACCAATTCCCGCAGGAATTCTGGTTTAGCCGCGTCGTCCGATGGGCTGTAGACCGTGGTGAGAGTCCTGGCGACCTCCTCATCGCGCGGTTGGCAACGCGCGGTGATGGCCGAGACCGAGACGGCGATCTGGTCCACCTCGAACCGGGCGGTGGACCAAAGCAACAGGACACCGCCGCGCGTGCCGATCGCTGGAAGGACGGCGTGTCCGTCCAGCCGCGGGCCAGCGATGTCCGCCAGCATGGAGTCAGAGACAAGCTGCAGCTTAGTCTCTTGAATGCATGCGATGGAGCAGCTCGTTTGATCTAGCAGCGCACGGAGGCCAATACGGCCCGCCCTATCGTTGAGTCCACGACCGTTCCAGTTGAAGAGAGAAAATGCACTATGCATCAGGAAACTCGGACGGACCCATAGCAACCGAGCACGCGTGAACGGCGGGCAGCTCACTTTGAAGAACAAACAGACGTGCCAGAGACGTTACAGGCGCCCGGCCAAGGCACCGACAACCACACCACAAGACCCGGAGAGGGTGCACGCGGGTGCTCAGGCCACGGCCTCGCCGCCGGCGAGCTCGAGCAACTGGTCATCCGGCAGGTCGATAAGGCCCACCGCGGAAACTCCAGATGCCCGACCTAACTTGGCCGAGAGGTCCTTGCCAAGCGGAGCCTTGAAGCGGCCGACTTAGGCCATGCGAACCGCTGGCGTGAAGTCGTTGGGGgagtcgatgaactagagctgttTGGCCAGCCTAGCCTGGGCCTGCTGCTCCTGGGTGAGGCCGCTCTTGCGCGTCTTGGCGATCCGGGCACTGGAACGGCGCTGTGGCGGCGGCGCAGCCACGTCTACCGGCGGCGGGAGCGGCGGTTGGGGCCCCATGAGGGAGGCAGGCAGCATCCCGAAGACGTGCGCCATGAAAGTGGTGGCGCCGTCAACCTCGAGCTGGCGGAACATGTCGATGACGCCGTCAACAGAGTGCAAAGCATGCACGGCTAGGGCACTGCCATGCATGTCGACCTGATGCACATGTTTGTCCATCTCCTGGACGCCAGCACCAAAGTAAACCACGGGCTCAAACCCAGGAGGGAAGATCGGCGTAGTGGGCTCCCCGTTCGGCCCACCGCCCAGCTCGTGGCCAGGGAGGCCCAGCTCGTCGCCAGGCGGGCCGGCCCAGGTAGGAGTGTTGGCCACCACCAACTGCAGGCTAGGCGCAGAAAACTGCGGCTCGCAAGCCACGGAGAAGGACATGCAGCTAGCTAGAGCCTGGAGCTCGAACAGCATGGGGTCGGTGCGGGTGAGGTCACGCCAAAAAACGTCAACCTCAGCACTGCCGAAAAGATCTGGCTCCACAAACTGCTCCGCGGAAGCGCCAAGCGGCGACATCACGGGCGGCAGGAAAGGGCACTGCTCCACCGGCATCAGATCCGGGGCAGGCAGCACCATGCTTACCTGGGTAGCGGGAGCTCCTGTAGGCACCACGTTAGTTGAGGCAGGGGCAGGCTCACGGGTGCAGGAGGAGCCCACAGCGTGCGACCGTCTCGGGGACCGCGACCACGACCGTGGGTGGGAGCGGGGCCCGCCCACCTTGTCGGATGCAGGGGAGCGGCTGCCATGCTGGCGACCGCGTGGACCTCGCGAGCGACGCCCTTGGCGGCGCCCACCATGGCCTGGCTCCGCCGGAGCCGCCTCGTTGCTGCGGCAGCCCAGGAAGCTGCCCCGCCAACCAGAGCGCGAACGGTTGCGCCGGCCCGCGTCGCGGTCGCGGTCGGATTCGTCGTTGTCGTCTCGACGCCTTGGCAGGAGCCTGTCGTGGACAGACGGCCGCCGGTGCCCAGCGGCCACGAGCTTGTCCTGCGTGCCGGGCACCCACACGAAACGCTCCACCTTAGGCGCGGAGCTGGTGGCGCGCTCCGGGGAGAGAGGATACTCCTTGGTTGTGTCCAGATGAATGAGGATCGGAAAGTGGGGCCCCTGGAGGCCGTCGACGCGCGGCGTCCCTTCCGGCAGCGGCGGCACCCGCACCGCCGGAGTATCGTCCAGCAGACCGTAGTCATGCGTGCATGGGATGAGGTCGGGGTTCCAGGACCAGCCCCAAGCGTAGAGCGCATGGGTGTTGTCGAGGGATTCGGAGGCGCGCTCCAGCTGGTCCACCTTGCAGGACCCGCCGAGCATGCGCTGCACGGCCTCCTTCCGCCAGGACATGAGAGGAAGACGCTCGATGGCGACCCGGCAGTAGAAGCGCCAGACGCGCTGGTGCCCGTTAGCCGTAGGAGACCATGGGGCAAAGGTCATGGCCACCCCATAGACCGAGCCACTGCCCGCAGCCATGGCAATGTCGCGGTGCCGGCCCAGGTCGAAACGGACCATGAACGGCTCCAGGAAGTTCCACGTGATGCTTAGGTGCGAGGTGAAACACAAGCAGGAGATCGAGAAAAGAAATCATACGGATTGCTGCTTCATTGTTCCCACCATCTATATCAGATGTTTAATAAGAATAGGAATCGAATAAGCTGCTGATTGACTGAGGAAGCATTTGAAAAGAAAGGAAGGGTGATGCTTGTTAAACAAAGCTGCGTGTGGGGCCGCCACGTATAGCTGTAGTTTATGCTGTAGCATCGGTTATTTCCGACCATCTGGTTCCAAGGGATGCGCAGGTCACGCTCCAGGGCCTTGGCAATGAGGTGCGGGGTGACGCTGGGGCGTTCCTCGGAGAGCGAGATGAGGAGGGCGTTGGAGCGCAGCCTGTCTGCCGCCAGCCGCATAGCCAGTGTGTACTCGATGAAGGAGTGGCTCGACAGCGGTCGGCGGCTGGCATCGCCTGGGCGAGACGCCATTGAAACAAGAGGGGTGGCTGGGGGTGGAGGGGGTGGTGGCGGAGGCGGAGCGCCGTGGGTCACCGAACCAGCAGCAGGCCAGAGCGGAGAGGAGGTGGCCGCCGGCACACTAGGCGGCGCCGGAGTGGGGCTGGTGGTCGAGCTCTCCGAGGAGGAGAGCACGGTAGGTGGGAGAGGAGAGCTCATGTTTCTGGTGGTCACACACGCATTctacttcaaaagaagaagtgggTTAGGGGATGCCTTTTGGCAGATTCTTGAGCCCGTCCAAGGGACTCACGTCCCCGGCCTGTACCTGAGACGGGGAAAGAAAAGGGTCAGCTGAAATGTAAAAGGAacgatttttttttttgttttcccaCTAGTAGTAAAAGTCCTATCCACAATATCGCTCAGGGTGCTCCTCTTCTACCACAGTTACCACTGACGCGCGTGGTGAATATATATTGCGCCAgtactatgtttgaccaagatttgacccATCCCTTAGACATAACAACACCATGTTTAGGCGTGTCACTACTATTTGAGGTACCAGTGGCGCACTGTACATGGTGTGTCATCGGTATGTCTAGGGGGTGGCTGCAAATGTTGGGCACCACTTAGCGgtgccctcccccccccccctctccctcgatcgccttttaaattttcaaaaaataaaataatagaAATTTAAAAAAAAGTCATTCGAGATGCCCATGTGATATGTCATCTAGTTTTAGTGAAAATTAATCGACATGAATTTTGACTTCTTTGCAAAATGACATCATATTGCGGTAAAAAggcttttctggttgcatacgacctccgatgataaACTTTTTGATATGAAAATGTACCTACGGAAAATGTTACATCCGATTTCAACGCCTACCGTTTAGCGATTTTTTAGATTCCCCAAAATCAAAAAGGAAACATGAGTTTTTTCAGCTTTTAGTTTCCAGGCAaacaaatttcaaaaaaaaagtagtGGATGGGGCACCACTGCTAACAAGCCTCCAAAAAATTTAGCAATGGGGCACCATTTTATGGTTCGCCACTATTAACTTCCCTCTCTTGAAATTTGAATTGGATGGGCGGCCACCTACCCTTATCCACCACCCACCTTCCTCCTCCCTCCTCCACGTAGTCCTCTTGTCCTCTCCTATATCCTCTCCTCTTTCTCTCCTCCTCTCCATTCTCTCCTCCATCCTCTCCTCATCCTCTCTTCCATCCTCTGCTCCATCCTCTCCTCTTCTTCAAACTCCCCAGTGCACCTCGACCCCCCTCTCTAGTTGGCTCTCCTCCAACCTCTCTGGCGTCCCTCCATCCTCTCCGGTGGACCTCCATTCACTCATCCATCCTCTCCACTCCTCCCTCTCTCCTCCATCCTCTCCactcccccctctctcctccatcatCTCCTCTCCTCCCTCTCTCCTTCATCCTATCCCTCCTCCAGCCAACTGCTAGGTTACGGGCATGaatatgaacaatacaaataattCTGACAACAATAACAAGcaaaacaaattcaaaaaaagtgCCAGATCAGATCTCGATCCAAATTTCAAATCTTAGCTGTGACGCACCTACTTACTTACTAGTGGCGCACCTAGTGTTTTTAGCAGTGGTGCACCATacagctagtagtggcgcaccacatgaTGTGCCACTGGTAAACAAGATACATACCAGTGGTGCACCATGGAACatgtgtgtgtgcactacattcagGATTAGTAACTCGTATTAAAAACTATGTGGTGCGTGTGACAGGACAAAGATCTTTCTTATGCATGTCCGTTTGGATTTCGCTGGATGTTGAGTTCCCGAAGGCTCTGCTGGCAAATGTAACAGTGCTCGTTCCTGTGGTTTGTTGATTTGGGGGGTATTTGGTCGTGAGCATCCATGCTTTTATTCCaaccgtttggttccggagggagcgacGTGAAGCTCTGTTTTTTTGTTGCCAGCAGATGACTTCTGGTCCATGGTGTATCAGAGACGGAAAACTTCTTGAAGGATGGATTGGAGGACTAGCAGCGGAGGAACTAGTTGTGGTGTTGTTGAGGGATTTGTTTGCTATTCTGGGTCTTGTAACAGCAGTATGCAAGTGGGGGCATCAGCATAGGTGAAGtttagagtcctacctttcagggtgaaaatccaaggtctggccttaattggttgtgcctggcaatggtcttgttgaaggcattattTTGAGAGAGAGGACTAtctccagggtgaaaacctaacatCTTTTGATCGGGCGCTGATGGCGCTTGGGCACCGTTCACTTGTTGGAGGCGTCGCTGGTAGAGAGCCTGGATTTCAGGTGCTATCTTGGGGACTAGAGTATCGTGGCGGGattttttttcttagtttttttctttttggctttgtgcatccgtactaccattagGGTATTGCATTGTTGCAGaagctaggtgtaattggtatctattaatattaatatattccgtTTATAAAAAAAATATTACTGCCTAGTGAGACGCTGGAAAATAGGTGGATTGTTTGCCacacatcaacttctccaagcaaCTTAATGAGTTTATTTTTCCTTTTTGCAACAGGGAAAACTACTTCAGCTAGTAGACTCCTTGGAATTATACTTCCAATATTGGGTGTCTCTATAGTAGTTGCAATTTCTCTTTCTGTGTGGCGCAGTATTCGTAAGAAGAGAAGAACGCGAAGACCAGCGCTGTCCACCGAACGTAAGTCCTCTGCACACCTTCCACTTCTTCATAATGTTCCTCAAGCACTTAACAGTTAACTATTGAATTCACTAGCCCATTCTGTTGACGACCTCGAAACTGTCAAGTCAAGCTTGCTATCTTTATCATCGCTCCAAGCGGCAACAAATAACTTCGATGAAAGCAATAAACTTGGCGAGGGAGGATTCGGTATAGTTTACAAGGTATGCTGATAGGCTTTAATTTGAAGATATAGAATTGGGCTGGAAAATTTTGTGTGTGAAATTGATCTGAATAATTGATGTACATCATGGGTAGTTTGATCAAACTGAAGAATGACAAAACTCAAGTCTGATTACTTATAATTTAAAAGGCTTAGATGAATTGTATGAATTTGTTAAATTGAAGAAATGTAGTacattttatttatttatatatAAGAAAAACTGGGAGCTCCTCTCGCGTCGCTCCTCCAGGCGACCGAGAggggcaaaccctagccgccgccacccTGTCcgtcctccccctctctccctcctcgtcGCCCCCCGAGGTGCTTCCGGCCGAAGGCCTCggcgccggtgaagggggcggcggggatttGGCCCTCGACTGCGGCCCCCGGCGCGTAGCACAGCCGCATGGAAGGAAGGTGGCCGGGCTGGGCTTGCCGGGGTAGAGGCCGCCCCCGACGCGTCTCCCCCTTGGTCGGCGATTCTAGCAGCCGCTCCTCCGTCCGTGGCAGCGGGTGGCTCCCGGGATCTGGCGGCTCGGTGGCGGCGGCCTTCGGTGTTGGAGGTTCTGTTGGTGGTGGTCTCGGCGGGGGCCCTGGACGCCGGAGCAGCGGCTCCGGATGGTGGCAGCGGCGCCGTCTTCTTCGCGGCGAGCGGTGGCCCGTGGCCCTGGCCGTGTGGGCGGCAGGGTGGCGGCGAgatctagtccggggtgtcatggcggccggtgaaaactgagcctcgacctcggtcttggcggatgatggcggcgtcagtcgacgtcgttaccttgtcgaaggtgtcatctttgcccgtcttggcactacactcggcgagttggggatgcgcggctgctggtgaaaaccgtgctccgaccTCGGTTTGCGGACGATGGGGACGTGTcgcgccgctaccttcttgaatACATCGTCATCGCAGtctgcggtctctcactcgtgttggtttgggggaaaccctaggtccgggtctcccggatcggacgatggcagcgcgccctgcgtcgttctacctcttggggcatcatttttggagcaactgctggatgttggcggatttcggtggagtggtgttcatctaccacattgttgacgctgagtctcagtggcatggtgctgcagggtatcgacgacAGGTGCGGGATGATGTATATGTACAGGATGGTGGAACCGtttggcgtcatggtggcatcgacggcaggtcttgcaaggttaatgcgatgatctctcttgaagatggagtcgaggaagacgacgagagcaacttctgtggcgtgtgtgttggcgtgcgctgagagtttacttgactggatgtgcttctcacctgctattgggcggtttgagaaggcatttagtttttggatgatgtgagttggtgtattgtcaccctcttcatcccactgtaAGTGTAGTAAGATTGCTTCAagattgatcttttgtattgttcttgtaaggttttgtgaataatctaataaaaaaaagccgtatgcatcctttggatgcagaagctggaacgatttttcccccatttcgaaaaaaatatgGTATGGACGAATTACATACATAGTCTTATTGCAAGATATAATTAATTCATTCAGGGAGTTCTTTCGGGACAAGAAGTGGCTGTGAAGAGGTTGTCAAAGGGCTCGAATCAAGGGCTAGAAGAAGTTAAAAACGAACTTGTTCTGGTGGCCAACCTCCATCATAAGAACCTTGTGCGGCTTGTGGGTTTTTCATTAGAAGCAGGAGAGAGATTGCTGGTCTACGAATACATGCCAAACAAAAGCCTTGAcaccattctttttggtaagacgTGTGTCCTAAAAACATACTCAAACTCAGTAGTATGAATTACTAATTTGGAAGCATGTGCAAGTGCAATAACGATAGAATCTTCTGCTAGATCCAGAGGAGAAACTCCGACTTGACTGGGCAAAACGGTACAAGATAATAGAAGGAGTTGCTCGAGGTCTGCAATATCTTCATGAGGATTCTCAGACGAAGATCGTGATTGTCCACCGGGATATGAAATCAAGCAACGTACTGTTAGATGCAGACATGATCCCCAAGATTGGAGACTTTGGCCTCGCTAGGCTCTTCGGTCAAGATCAGACTCGCCAGTTTACCAGCCGCATCGTCGGGACATTGtgagttttgttttgtttttcgaTTATGTGAGTCACGACTAATTCCGAGTAATGAATCAATCATAACAATAACACCATTTATTATTTGCTTACATACTCTTCTTATGTAGCGGCTACATGTCTCCAGAGTATGTGATACGCGGACAATATTCTATAAAATCAGATGTGTACAGCTTTGGCGTTCTCGTTATAGAGATCGTCACGGGCCAGATGAGAAACAATGGGTCCAGCCTAGCTGAGGAAAATGAAGATATCATGAGTACAGTAAGAGCTCTAGCTATAAATACTACTTGTGTAACTTGCTTAATTATTACTAGTACATGTTTGTGTTGAAGAACATGTCTGTAAATTAATGCCAGGTATGGAGGCACTGGACCAAAGGAACACTGTCAGAGATATTAGATTACTCCTTGGGAATAAACTACCCTGGAGACGAGGTGCTCAAGTGTGTTCATATTGGTCTCCTGTGCCTTCAACAGAACCCTGTAGACCGACCTACGATGTCAGATATCATGGTGATGCTTTCTAGCGATACTACCAGTTCACTACCTGCTGCTGCTAGACCAGCATTTTCGTTCGATGGAAGTTCTGCATTTTCTCAAAATACCAACTCAAGTTTGTACAGGAACTCGTTGAATAGCGGACGCTAACGCAGGCATGCACACTTGTTATGTGTGTCTGACTGGGTGTGATGTATTTTTGTGAGATAATGTTATCATCTTTTGCTTCCGACAAAATGATAGCAACATGAAAATAATATAAGACCTTTCATGTCCAAGTTCAGTCTTCATAGGAAGAAATTAGATGGTGTTTTGTTTAagatagattttgaaaaggcatatGACAAGGTAAATTGGGATTTTTTGCAACAAGCATTGCGTATGAAGGTTTTGATCCTAAGTGGTGTTCATGGATTCAGAATTATATTGAGAAAGGTAATGTGGGTATTAGAGTAAACAATGACATAGGTCATTATTTTCAAACCAAAAAAGGTCTTAGACAAGGCGACCCTCTATCTCCCATTCTATTTAATATTGTTGCGGATATGTTGGCTATTCTGATCGCTAGGGCCAAAGAAGATGGTCAGGTTGCTGGTCTTATTCCTCATCTTGTAGATGGGGGGATTTCGATTCTTCAGTATGCAGATGACACCATTTTATTTATGGAACACGACATAGATAAAGCTCTAAATATGAAATTAGTTCTATGCATTTTTGAACAGTTGTCTGGTCTTAAAATAAACTTTCATAAGAGCGAGCTTTTTTGTTTTGGGGCAGCAAAACAGGCGGAGAATGATTACAAAACTCTATTTGGGTGTGACATTGGTTCATTACCTTTTAGATATCTTGGTATTCCAATACATTTCCGCAAGTTGAGAAATGGTGAATGGAAACCGGTGGAGGATCGGTTTGAATCAAAGTTAAGTAGTTGGATTGGCATATTGCTTTCGTATGGTGATCGGCTTATATTGATTAATTCAGTTTTAACTAGCCTCCCCATGTTCATGTTATCTTTCCTCGAAATTCCGATAGGAGTTCGAAAGAGGTTAGATTTTTTCAGATCACGCTTCTTTTGGCAAAGTGATGGGCATAAGAAAAAATATAGGTTAACTAAATGGAACATAATATGTCGACCCAAAGATCAAGGGGGGTTAGGAGTGGAGGTTTTAGAACTAAAAAACAAGAGTTTACTTAGCAAGTGGCTTTTTAAACTCTTGAATGAGGATGGTATGTGGCAAGAGTTGTTACATAAAAAATATTTACGTTCTAAAACTTTATCTCAAGTTTCAGCTTCACCTACTGACTCACCTTTTTGGAAAGGCTTAATGAATGTAAAGGAGGAATTTTTTTCCCGGGGCTCTTTTGTTGTTGGTAATGGGCGCAATACAAGGTTTTGGGAGGATATTTGGTTAGGTGATAAGTCTCTTGCTGATGAGTATCCATCTTTTTATAATATTGCTAATCACAAGAATGTCACTGTTGAAAATGTGTTGGCCTCAAATCCACTAAATATAGGTTTTAGGAGGACTTTGAATGGCAACAAATGGGATAGATGGACACACCTTTTGCATAGACTCATATTGGTTCAGCTAACCGATAGTGAGGATTCATTCAAATGGAAGTTAACTACATCTGGCGTTTTTTCGGTTAAATCTATGTATATGGACTTGCTTAATGGCCATACTGTTTTCCTAAAGAAGTATATCTGGAAGATGAAAGTTCCTCTAAAGATAAAGATCTTCATATGGTTTCTTCATAAAAAAGTGATTCTTACAAAAGATAACTTGGCTAAACGTAATTGGCAGGGTTGTGttaaatgttgtttttgtgatcaaGATGAGACAATACAACACCTTTTTATTTCATGCTCTTTTACTAAGATGATTTGGAGGATTGTTTATATGGCTTTTAATATACCCCCACCCTCGAATATTACAAATATGTTTGGCAATTGGTTAAATGGGGTTGCAAAAAAAGACAAAGTCCACATTAGAGTTGGTGTG
It includes:
- the LOC127346546 gene encoding cysteine-rich receptor-like protein kinase 10, which produces MCRRRHASCIDGLIHSVMSKSVTDSLYKLNLNHPFGADEIYSHIPTDEAGLNLFATDEAEQLSYRKFLPPLQAHAMHGCSWTHAVLLLLAFPLAGAQPWARCDSSSANYSAGSTYEANLLSLVYALQQNASSSPYLFASGSLGSVYGLMLCRGDISLTDCYDCGNLARRDAQTACRRRIRDVALCYNQCYVRLSDKNFLASTDNSGLLYLYGGNLSSSDVAGYNRAVTSLLNATVQYAVDNSTRLFATGEWVGPDPGFSHIYSVAQCAADLSPALCRSCLQDLVGQWWRIFQPNWSGARIAGSRCTLRSEVGPFYSGAPMLLLPTKAATPPPPGPAPTAAPSIRGGKTTSASRLLGIILPILGVSIVVAISLSVWRSIRKKRRTRRPALSTEPHSVDDLETVKSSLLSLSSLQAATNNFDESNKLGEGGFGIVYKGVLSGQEVAVKRLSKGSNQGLEEVKNELVLVANLHHKNLVRLVGFSLEAGERLLVYEYMPNKSLDTILFDPEEKLRLDWAKRYKIIEGVARGLQYLHEDSQTKIVIVHRDMKSSNVLLDADMIPKIGDFGLARLFGQDQTRQFTSRIVGTFGYMSPEYVIRGQYSIKSDVYSFGVLVIEIVTGQMRNNGSSLAEENEDIMSTVWRHWTKGTLSEILDYSLGINYPGDEVLKCVHIGLLCLQQNPVDRPTMSDIMVMLSSDTTSSLPAAARPAFSFDGSSAFSQNTNSSLYRNSLNSGR